A single bacterium DNA region contains:
- a CDS encoding biopolymer transporter ExbD, protein MRSSRRMKRMARSQKRKGKGLNLTPLMDVFTILVFFLLFHSYGGDVMEAPKQIELPNSVVETKPRETVMIMVSPEMVLVQGEKVIDTAELLGNGVGPIMEIAERLKHLESNIIGISTKTVAESKEVTVLADRSIPFSVLKRIMSTCTGSGYGRISLAVIQKATQG, encoded by the coding sequence ATGAGAAGCAGCCGACGCATGAAACGCATGGCCCGCAGCCAGAAGAGAAAAGGCAAAGGCCTTAACCTGACACCTCTTATGGACGTTTTCACCATCCTGGTGTTCTTCCTGCTTTTCCACTCTTACGGCGGCGATGTCATGGAAGCGCCAAAACAGATCGAGCTGCCCAATTCGGTCGTAGAGACCAAACCGAGGGAAACGGTGATGATCATGGTCAGCCCCGAAATGGTGCTGGTTCAGGGTGAAAAAGTGATCGACACTGCTGAGCTGCTCGGCAACGGTGTGGGGCCGATCATGGAGATAGCGGAGAGGCTCAAGCACCTGGAAAGCAATATCATAGGGATAAGCACCAAGACGGTGGCTGAAAGCAAAGAGGTGACTGTCCTTGCCGACAGATCGATTCCGTTCAGTGTGCTCAAGAGAATAATGTCAACCTGTACTGGCTCTGGATACGGAAGGATCTCCCTCGCCGTCATCCAGAAGGCCACTCAGGGCTAG
- a CDS encoding biopolymer transporter ExbD gives MRRRNFKKRRAETPPLDVTTFLNLMVVLIPFLLISAVFSRVTIMELTVPTSAAQAAERTPNFAIEVIVRKAGLEIGNGQSVEASIPKENGEYNMPMLFEVMTRLKALYPEKDDATILMEPDIEYDYLIRIMDAVRGAEIHEEGSEEVQKIVLFPNISIGDAP, from the coding sequence ATGAGACGACGTAACTTTAAGAAGAGAAGGGCGGAAACACCACCTCTGGATGTCACGACTTTCCTGAACCTGATGGTGGTCCTGATACCTTTTCTGCTCATAAGCGCCGTTTTTTCGCGCGTCACGATCATGGAGTTGACCGTTCCGACCAGTGCAGCTCAAGCTGCGGAGCGCACGCCGAATTTCGCTATCGAGGTCATCGTCCGCAAGGCGGGACTGGAGATCGGGAATGGTCAGTCGGTGGAAGCCTCCATCCCGAAGGAAAACGGTGAATACAACATGCCTATGCTTTTCGAGGTCATGACGCGCCTGAAGGCCCTGTACCCTGAAAAGGATGATGCGACGATCCTGATGGAACCGGATATCGAGTACGACTACCTGATCCGGATCATGGATGCGGTCCGTGGCGCCGAAATTCATGAGGAAGGGAGCGAAGAGGTTCAGAAAATAGTTCTCTTCCCCAACATATCCATAGGAGACGCGCCATGA
- a CDS encoding MotA/TolQ/ExbB proton channel family protein, which yields MGFYSLVAFFQKGGLFMYPILLVFAVGIAITVERWIELKRTDYSNSRMWDALQPVLAKGDFDKAREMVNKDKSNMSKMLEMGLVRQGAVRRRDDIEIAMEESLMEIIPQLEKRTPYVALLANIATLLGLLGTIMGLIEAFTAVANANPAEKADLLSASISVAMNTTAFGLMSAIPLLLFHSMLTSTTGHIVDNLEMASVKVLNNISNFAIRQFDGS from the coding sequence ATGGGATTCTATTCGCTAGTGGCGTTTTTCCAGAAAGGGGGGCTGTTCATGTACCCCATTCTGCTGGTGTTCGCGGTCGGTATTGCCATTACCGTCGAGCGCTGGATCGAACTGAAGCGCACCGATTACTCCAACAGCAGGATGTGGGACGCGCTGCAGCCCGTACTGGCAAAGGGCGATTTCGACAAAGCCCGGGAGATGGTCAACAAGGACAAATCCAACATGTCGAAGATGCTCGAGATGGGGTTGGTGCGCCAGGGTGCGGTTCGGCGGCGCGATGACATCGAGATCGCCATGGAAGAGAGCCTGATGGAGATCATTCCCCAGTTGGAAAAACGTACGCCGTACGTGGCTCTGCTCGCCAACATCGCCACCCTGCTGGGATTGCTCGGGACGATCATGGGGCTGATCGAGGCTTTCACGGCCGTCGCCAACGCGAACCCCGCCGAGAAGGCCGACCTGCTGTCTGCCAGCATCTCCGTGGCCATGAACACAACAGCCTTCGGGCTGATGTCGGCGATCCCCCTTCTGCTTTTCCATTCCATGCTGACCTCCACCACGGGTCACATCGTAGACAACCTGGAGATGGCATCGGTAAAGGTGCTCAACAACATCTCCAATTTCGCCATACGCCAATTTGATGGGAGCTGA
- a CDS encoding tetratricopeptide repeat protein codes for MMQYTERTTLRRCKTGACAGLLVLALLLSVLGGCVTTPKEQVLLPAVPPPSVEVEEKLPMEPTVERLDNGREGFVITEGLQTDVELQEDFDRAVTLLKDEDYDRAIALLEKVIARSPGVTAPYIDLAIAYGRTGRLEQAEENLKAALELFPGHPVASNEYGLLYRQTGRFAEARAVYEKAIARFPDYYPVQRNLGILCDLYLGDPACALEHYEIYSEANPEAEQVKLWVADLRARLGHDEGGE; via the coding sequence ATGATGCAGTATACGGAGCGGACAACCTTGCGAAGATGTAAAACAGGAGCATGCGCCGGGCTCCTCGTTCTGGCGCTGCTGCTGTCCGTTCTCGGCGGCTGTGTGACCACCCCGAAAGAGCAGGTCCTGCTACCCGCTGTCCCCCCACCCAGCGTGGAGGTTGAGGAGAAACTCCCGATGGAACCGACTGTCGAGAGACTCGATAACGGCCGGGAAGGCTTCGTCATCACAGAGGGCCTCCAAACGGATGTGGAGCTGCAAGAAGACTTTGATCGCGCGGTCACCCTGCTGAAGGATGAGGACTACGACAGGGCCATTGCCCTTCTTGAAAAGGTCATCGCCAGGTCACCGGGCGTCACGGCGCCTTATATCGACCTTGCCATCGCCTATGGGCGCACCGGCAGGCTTGAGCAGGCCGAGGAGAACCTCAAGGCGGCGCTTGAGCTGTTCCCCGGGCACCCGGTGGCATCCAATGAATACGGTCTTTTGTACCGCCAGACCGGACGGTTTGCCGAGGCGCGGGCGGTGTATGAAAAGGCGATTGCGCGCTTTCCGGACTACTACCCGGTGCAAAGGAACCTGGGGATCCTTTGCGATCTATACCTGGGCGATCCTGCCTGTGCCCTCGAGCATTATGAAATTTACAGCGAAGCCAACCCGGAAGCTGAGCAGGTGAAACTGTGGGTCGCGGATCTGCGCGCCCGGCTTGGACACGATGAAGGAGGAGAATGA
- a CDS encoding tetratricopeptide repeat protein, producing the protein MNRRLLFILVLPLALAACSTVSPKDTTTIATLRDQTVQIREERIEGGLDKAMLSYQRFLEDTPDSELKPEALRRLADLKLEKEYGTLTGGAEPAARASALPAPGRIELPQAAAIGKKTSDEPMAARSVHGESEAEFEKRSTLSSLPDSTARAASDLERAETRDAVALYEKLLSDYPHYERNDQVLYQMSRAYEELGEIEKAMAVMDRMVREYPGSRNMDEVQFRRAESFFAYKRYLDAEDAYQSIVDTGEGSSFYELALYKLGWTFYKQELYEDALNRFIALMDHKVSKGYDFENTGDEQERKRTDDTFRVISLSFSNLGGADSAVQYFSNHGKRSYEDKIYSNLGEFYLDKRRYADAAASYNAFVDRNPQHKMAPNFQMRVIEIQAAGGFPSLVLDSKKKFARSYGLNAGYWNYFKPGDRPDVLGLLKTNLTDLGNHYHACYQDPNQAEDKPANFEEALLWYQEFLASFPADLESPVISFQMADLLLENRSLAAAAVQFEKTAYEYPTHGKSSQAGYAAVAVYRELLGAAAPADEDETRREVVRSSLKFADTFPDHEKAAIVLGAAADDLYDMKEYKQALAAARRLIEMFPDTDVEVVREAWLVAAHSSYELSLYSEAESSYLNVLALLPGEDETRRTLTNNLAASIYKQGEQADAAQDYRAAADHFLRVGRAAPGSTIRPTAEYDAAAALIQLQDWEAAVTVLEKFRGDFPDSTLQSEVTKKLAYVYEKNNQLSFAANEYERVERESEDDEIRREALLVAARLHEEDGSTTRALEVYRRYVEYFPQPVEVNLETRNKIAGILGAQGEREAYLTELEMIVAIDAAAGSAQTPRTRYIAAQAALVLAINVFDKFTAVKLVEPLEDNLRLKRELMKTATEDLGRLVDYGIGEVTAAATFYLAEIYSHFSRALMTSERPEGLSPLEMEQYDLALEEEAYPFEEKAIDVHESNLKLIPLGVYNEWIEKGLQRLAETVPARYDKPEEASGIMSSLRTYIFAINRPALIDSQISTTEEPRPAVPGQAEEPGSVTEVETVKPAQSGESDPDTEDETVQTAQDEEPGPDVNAQPGESAPGEDPDPVVEPETDEPGQSEPESSLAGTDQAARSQ; encoded by the coding sequence ATGAACCGGCGACTTCTTTTCATATTGGTCCTTCCTCTGGCGCTGGCGGCCTGTTCAACGGTCAGTCCCAAAGACACCACCACCATCGCCACGCTGCGCGATCAGACCGTCCAGATCAGGGAAGAAAGGATCGAAGGCGGTCTGGACAAGGCGATGCTCAGTTATCAGCGTTTTTTAGAAGATACGCCGGACTCCGAACTGAAGCCCGAGGCCCTCCGCCGTCTGGCCGACCTTAAGCTCGAAAAGGAATACGGCACCCTCACCGGGGGCGCCGAACCTGCCGCGCGGGCGTCTGCACTGCCAGCCCCTGGGCGCATTGAGCTTCCCCAGGCCGCAGCGATCGGAAAGAAGACCTCCGATGAGCCAATGGCGGCCCGTTCCGTTCACGGTGAATCCGAGGCCGAGTTTGAAAAACGGTCAACTCTGAGCTCACTGCCGGACAGCACCGCACGTGCCGCCTCCGATCTCGAAAGGGCGGAGACTCGTGATGCCGTTGCCCTTTACGAGAAGCTGCTGAGCGATTACCCCCATTACGAGCGTAACGACCAGGTGCTGTACCAGATGTCCCGCGCCTATGAGGAACTGGGGGAGATCGAAAAAGCCATGGCGGTCATGGACCGGATGGTCCGCGAATACCCCGGTTCTCGAAATATGGACGAAGTGCAGTTCCGGCGGGCTGAATCCTTCTTTGCGTACAAGCGTTACCTGGATGCCGAGGACGCTTATCAGAGCATCGTGGACACAGGGGAAGGTTCCTCATTCTACGAACTCGCGCTGTATAAACTGGGCTGGACTTTCTACAAGCAGGAACTTTATGAGGACGCCCTGAACCGGTTCATCGCGTTAATGGATCACAAGGTCTCAAAAGGATACGACTTTGAAAATACCGGGGACGAGCAGGAAAGGAAGCGGACAGACGACACCTTCCGTGTGATCAGTTTGAGCTTTTCCAACCTCGGAGGGGCTGATTCCGCGGTTCAATACTTCTCCAACCACGGCAAGCGCAGTTACGAAGACAAGATATACAGCAACCTCGGCGAATTCTACCTCGACAAGCGCCGTTACGCCGACGCCGCCGCTTCTTACAACGCCTTTGTGGACCGCAACCCGCAGCACAAGATGGCGCCAAACTTCCAGATGCGGGTTATCGAGATCCAGGCCGCCGGAGGGTTTCCCAGTCTCGTCCTCGACTCCAAAAAGAAATTCGCCAGGAGCTACGGCCTGAATGCCGGATACTGGAATTATTTCAAACCGGGTGATCGTCCGGACGTTCTGGGTCTATTAAAGACCAACCTGACGGACCTTGGGAATCACTATCATGCCTGTTACCAGGATCCGAATCAGGCCGAAGACAAGCCGGCGAATTTCGAAGAGGCCCTGCTCTGGTACCAGGAGTTCCTGGCCTCGTTCCCCGCGGACCTCGAATCGCCCGTCATCAGCTTCCAAATGGCGGACCTGCTGCTGGAAAACCGGTCGCTCGCCGCCGCCGCTGTCCAGTTCGAGAAGACCGCGTATGAATACCCGACCCACGGTAAATCCTCTCAAGCCGGTTACGCGGCCGTCGCGGTATACCGTGAACTGCTCGGCGCCGCAGCGCCGGCAGATGAAGATGAGACCAGGCGGGAGGTCGTCCGCAGTTCGCTGAAATTTGCCGACACCTTCCCTGATCACGAAAAGGCCGCGATCGTCCTCGGGGCCGCCGCCGATGACCTCTACGACATGAAAGAATACAAACAGGCCCTCGCCGCCGCGAGAAGGCTCATCGAGATGTTTCCTGACACTGATGTCGAGGTGGTCCGTGAAGCATGGCTGGTCGCCGCCCATTCCTCATACGAACTTTCGCTCTACAGCGAAGCCGAGAGCTCTTACCTGAACGTGCTGGCACTGCTGCCCGGAGAAGACGAGACACGCCGCACCCTGACCAACAATCTCGCGGCATCGATCTACAAGCAGGGGGAACAGGCCGATGCCGCCCAGGATTACCGCGCTGCGGCAGATCATTTCCTGCGGGTGGGACGCGCGGCACCGGGTTCTACGATCAGGCCGACAGCCGAATATGATGCCGCCGCGGCCCTGATCCAGCTCCAGGACTGGGAGGCTGCTGTCACAGTGCTGGAAAAATTCCGCGGCGACTTCCCTGACAGCACATTGCAGTCTGAAGTGACCAAGAAGCTCGCCTATGTCTACGAGAAAAACAACCAGCTCTCCTTCGCGGCCAACGAATATGAACGTGTCGAAAGGGAATCTGAAGATGACGAGATCAGGCGTGAGGCCCTCCTGGTCGCGGCCCGATTGCACGAGGAAGATGGCAGCACGACCCGGGCCCTGGAGGTCTACCGGCGTTATGTGGAGTATTTCCCCCAGCCGGTGGAGGTTAATCTGGAGACGCGCAACAAGATCGCCGGGATACTCGGGGCGCAGGGCGAGCGTGAAGCTTACCTTACGGAACTTGAAATGATCGTGGCCATCGACGCCGCGGCCGGAAGCGCGCAGACCCCGCGGACGAGATATATCGCCGCACAGGCCGCGCTGGTACTGGCTATCAATGTCTTCGACAAGTTCACGGCCGTCAAGCTGGTGGAACCCCTGGAGGACAACCTTCGTTTAAAGCGCGAACTGATGAAGACGGCGACTGAGGATCTCGGACGGCTCGTGGATTACGGGATCGGGGAGGTCACGGCCGCGGCCACCTTCTACCTTGCCGAGATCTACTCTCACTTCAGCAGGGCCCTGATGACATCGGAGCGTCCGGAGGGCTTAAGTCCCCTGGAGATGGAACAGTATGATCTGGCCCTCGAGGAGGAAGCCTATCCCTTCGAAGAGAAGGCCATCGATGTCCACGAGAGTAATCTCAAGCTGATCCCCCTCGGGGTCTACAACGAGTGGATCGAAAAGGGCCTCCAGAGGCTGGCCGAAACCGTACCCGCCCGCTATGACAAGCCGGAAGAGGCCAGCGGCATCATGAGTTCTCTTCGGACCTACATATTCGCAATTAATCGACCGGCGCTGATCGATTCTCAAATTTCCACAACCGAAGAGCCCCGACCTGCGGTACCCGGTCAGGCAGAAGAGCCCGGATCGGTCACGGAGGTCGAAACCGTTAAACCCGCTCAGAGTGGAGAGTCCGATCCTGATACGGAGGACGAAACTGTTCAGACTGCTCAGGATGAGGAACCCGGTCCTGATGTGAATGCCCAACCCGGGGAATCCGCTCCGGGTGAAGACCCCGATCCTGTTGTGGAGCCGGAAACAGACGAGCCTGGTCAAAGTGAGCCCGAGAGCTCCCTTGCAGGAACGGACCAGGCGGCAAGGAGCCAATGA